The following are encoded in a window of Naumovozyma castellii chromosome 8, complete genome genomic DNA:
- the NCAS0H00650 gene encoding uncharacterized protein (ancestral locus Anc_7.456), translating into MVMVRINKKHTSVLLALLAIIAIFWVTFGIDHANTDDSYGLNTLKETISSSLGGGNTGTETKSKDPAWEAKQAKILEQTIMPSMTDAKAKKELGRASWKYFHTLLARFPENPNEEERQKLKTFVQLYAELYPCGECSYHFVKLIEKYPVQTSSREAAAMWGCSVHNMVNTVLKKKQYDCTKILEDYDCGCGPDTKPKT; encoded by the coding sequence ATGGTGATGGTACGGATAAATAAGAAGCACACTAGTGTACTGTTGGCGTTGTTGGCGATCATTGCCATTTTTTGGGTGACGTTCGGCATAGATCATGCTAATACTGATGATAGCTACGGTCTCAACACCCTAAAAGAGACCATCAGTTCAAGCTTAGGTGGAGGTAATACAGGTACAGAGACTAAGAGTAAAGACCCAGCATGGGAGGCAAAGCAAGCTAAGATATTAGAACAAACGATAATGCCATCGATGACTGATGCAAAAGCTAAAAAGGAATTGGGAAGAGCTTCCTGGAAATATTTCCACACTTTATTGGCAAGATTCCCTGAAAACCCTAATGAGGAGGAACGCCAAAAACTGAAGACGTTTGTTCAATTGTATGCGGAATTGTATCCCTGTGGAGAGTGTTCGTACCATTTTGTGAAGCTAATAGAGAAGTACCCAGTGCAAACTTCTAGCAGAGAAGCAGCCGCTATGTGGGGTTGTAGCGTTCATAATATGGTCAATACagttttgaagaaaaagcAATATGATTGTACGAAGATTCTTGAGGATTATGATTGTGGATGTGGTCCTGATACCAAACCAAAGACATAG
- the STE18 gene encoding Ste18p (ancestral locus Anc_7.455), with the protein MSQQIKTPQQQQLSIKIKSLKLKRINELNNNLKQELSRERITASNACLTIINYTQTVKDYALPEIWGYPQPNSNHFRTNLNRSIQRSGTYTADSAGCCAIM; encoded by the coding sequence ATGTCACAACAGATAAAAACAccacagcaacaacaactcTCGATTAAGATAAAAAgtttgaagttgaaaagGATTAATGAGCTTAACAATAACTTGAAACAGGAACTTAGTCGAGAAAGAATAACCGCTTCTAATGCATGCCTcacaataataaattatacCCAAACTGTAAAGGATTACGCCCTGCCTGAAATATGGGGGTACCCTCAACCTAATTCAAACCATTTCAGAACAAATTTGAATAGATCCATACAGAGAAGCGGAACATACACGGCGGATTCTGCAGGTTGCTGTGCTATAATGTAA
- the ENT2 gene encoding epsin (ancestral locus Anc_7.342) translates to MSKQFVRSAKNMVKGYSTTQVLVRDATSNDASNPSFELLYELAQRSFDSVDFFEIMDMLDKRLNDKGKYWRHVAKSLTVLDYLVRFGSENCVLWCKENLYIIKTLREFRHEDDGGADQGQIIRVKAKELTSLLLDEERLKEERTINLKNRRDGDMKGRRRRRGTRNGRGNDEDQDELQRALEESRLTAEEDERRRRQMAQYDDQDPDLQTALQLSKEEEELKKLQEMQRLQQQQGQMNQPQGYFDIFGNPISPDEYLQFQQQQDAFAQQQLLQQQQLEQQRQAEQQYLAMQQQQQQQQQAALAAQQTALANQNAYYQQPLQTGSNNPFAMNNFNNKPAVESTQAYTASAPQLNQQPAQQQPQQQPLKQTRTGNQSITDKYSQLNTLLATGTGIDTFGNTGEQRIPAQHTQTGTFINSQGTGYRQVTNDPKNNPFLNSQYTGLPSTNIVSTQTGYGFGNAPSQQQQQQQQQQQRPDQGFSLIDL, encoded by the coding sequence ATGTCGAAACAGTTTGTACGTTCCGCAAAGAATATGGTCAAAGGGTATTCCACCACGCAAGTTCTCGTAAGGGATGCGACCTCAAATGATGCCAGTAATCCTAGTTTTGAACTTCTTTATGAGTTAGCACAGAGATCTTTTGACTCCGTTGATTTTTTTGAGATTATGGATATGTTAGATAAGAGACTAAATGATAAGGGGAAATATTGGAGACATGTCGCAAAATCTCTAACTGTCTTGGATTATTTGGTTAGATTTGGTAGTGAGAACTGTGTTCTTTGGTGCAAAGAAAATCTTTACATTATCAAGACTTTAAGAGAATTTAGACATGAAGATGACGGTGGAGCTGACCAAGGTCAAATAATTCGTGTTAAGGCTAAAGAATTGACTTCGTTgttattagatgaagaaagattgaaagaagaaagaactatcaatttgaagaacCGTCGTGACGGTGACATGAAGGGCagaagaaggagaagagGCACCAGAAATGGACGTggaaatgatgaagatcaAGATGAATTACAAAGAGCTTTAGAAGAAAGTAGACTAACtgctgaagaagacgaACGCCGCAGAAGACAAATGGCTCAATACGATGATCAAGATCCAGATCTGCAGACCGCTTTACAATTAAGTAAGGAAGAGGAGGagttaaagaaattacaaGAGATGCAAAGattacaacaacaacaaggtCAAATGAACCAACCGCAAGGATATTTTGATATATTTGGTAATCCAATCTCTCCAGATGAATATTTGCAAtttcaacaacagcaaGATGCATTTGCCCAACAGCAATTActgcaacaacaacaattagAACAACAAAGACAAGCAGAACAACAATATCTCGCCAtgcaacaacagcaacagcaacaacaacaggCTGCTCTGGCAGCCCAACAAACTGCTTTGGCTAATCAGAATGCTTATTACCAACAACCATTGCAAACGGGCTCGAATAATCCATTTGCTatgaacaatttcaataacaaACCAGCCGTAGAATCTACTCAAGCATACACGGCAAGTGCCCCACAACTAAACCAACAACCTgcacaacaacaacctcaGCAACAACCATTGAAACAAACAAGGACAGGGAATCAATCAATTACAGATAAATACAGTCAATTGAATACGCTATTGGCTACGGGGACAGGTATTGATACTTTTGGTAACACGGGTGAACAACGTATTCCAGCGCAACATACTCAAACGGGGACGTTTATTAACTCACAAGGGACAGGTTATAGACAAGTTACTAATGATCCAAAGAATAACCCATTCTTAAACAGTCAATACACTGGTTTACCAAGTACAAATATTGTTTCTACCCAAACTGGGTATGGCTTTGGGAATGCTCCCTCccaacagcaacagcaacagcagcaacagcaacaacgACCAGACCAGGGTTTTAGCTTGATCGATTTGTAA
- the HRD3 gene encoding ubiquitin ligase complex subunit HRD3 (ancestral locus Anc_7.339): MKWITILLLPFLWSKVVLAEDDKDTDPWALIQSKLDQLPPKVDAFHTNITKNTHQDINFYVPIDYSEIEQERLFQQFWDEKITMDQRAVYDQLIESSDVYNNPNATFLLSQLHLYGLYNFPTNATLAFQYLTKFNEQTQFSNHTALFELAVMHSTGLFGAIPQDSSKALLHYQKSANLGNLMAQQVLAYKQYMGLNVPRDFNKALLLYSELSHKLRRDLNEPYNELHWQISFPVIESYQIRLSDFDHGLLGDGLNSMGSSLSRKKAMRPDITSSVLTQMNGGGQIILQFGMAGDTAAFSLGDDLDEDEQQGDGLYGGIDDDRLVDLFYKAWDLYRGTYTQLRNVTRTRELLEKTVREYERDVDEMDNLQRFFYSKSLDLLGHIFMMGETLPGGNPDINTAIIYLERAIKVIEESTVVKSRANIDLALISHYAERNATKALGFYKKMIDTRYNDGVIEYQLSQLAAANPNMNLGDPFTLMQTAYSKRYPPAIYEYAQMTEQGVNSKYNVEESTYLYKTFVEKMEPIMAPHLRNAFSELLLGNVDVALWEYTKAAEQGFESAQVSAAFLLYQKTLKFSETPMTTPERKAMEITYYSRAFKQNNVDAGVIAGDAYYDVGAYEKAIGIYESAALKYSPQAIWNLGYMYEYGLGVQKDYHLAKRYYDQVSEVDQKLFIAAKLSLFKLRLKGILDGTRYGKLSQWVPWNYGIPQGIDLSILHWYRKLSIFVQNIIQFRSINKKIWPISLTNNHTRAPHKITVQRMSAGFRIDGPNSDLFEAFGLTTEDLLTIGFILMMLLISVVLRTVAARRGWNIMINGVPVAGGEQGQNEGDVQGDGQQGPAAPEGFFGGNFDVQIFAI, encoded by the coding sequence ATGAAATGGATTACGATCTTACTACTACCCTTTTTATGGTCGAAGGTTGTTCTTGCGGAAGACGATAAAGATACAGATCCATGGGCTCTCATACAATCTAAATTGGACCAATTACCTCCAAAGGTTGATGCATTCCATACCAATATAACGAAAAACACACATCAAGATATAAATTTTTATGTTCCGATAGATTATTCTGAAATAGAACAAGAACGACTATTCCAACAATTTTGGGATGAGAAAATCACAATGGATCAACGAGCCGTATATGACCAACTGATAGAGAGTAGTGACGTTTACAACAACCCTAATGCGACGTTTCTTTTATCACAACTGCATTTGTATGGGTTATACAACTTCCCCACAAATGCTACGTTAGCATTCCAATACCTTACGAAATTTAATGAACAGACTCAATTCTCAAATCATACtgcattatttgaattagCCGTGATGCATTCCACCGGATTATTTGGAGCCATCCCACAGGATTCCTCCAAGGCATTATTACATTATCAAAAGAGTGCGAATCTAGGAAATCTAATGGCTCAACAGGTATTAGCATATAAACAATACATGGGGTTGAATGTTCCACGAGATTTCAATAAGGCATTGTTGTTGTATAGTGAATTATCTCATAAATTGCGTCGCGATTTGAACGAGCCATATAATGAGTTACATTGGCAAATTTCATTCCCAGTGATCGAATCATACCAAATAAGGCTATCTGATTTTGATCACGGGTTATTAGGTGATGGCCTAAACTCCATGGGAAGTTCTTTGAGTAGAAAGAAAGCTATGAGACCAGATATTACTTCATCAGTGTTAACTCAAATGAATGGAGGTGGTCAAATTATTCTACAATTTGGCATGGCTGGTGATACTGCAGCATTTTCCCTCGGTGACGAtcttgatgaagatgagcAACAAGGAGATGGATTATATGGAGGCATAGACGACGATAGATTAGTGGATTTGTTTTACAAAGCCTGGGATTTATACCGGGGAACATATACACAACTAAGAAATGTTACAAGAACGAGAGAGCTATTGGAAAAAACAGTGAGAGAGTACGAGAGAGATGTCGATGAGATGGATAACTTGCAAAGGTTTTTCTATTCCAAATCTTTAGATTTGTTGGGCCATATCTTTATGATGGGTGAAACTTTACCTGGAGGAAATCCAGATATTAATACAGCCATAATTTATTTGGAAAGGGCTATAAaagttattgaagaatctaCCGTAGTGAAGAGTAGAGCAAATATTGATTTAGCTTTGATTTCACATTATGCTGAAAGAAATGCGACAAAGGCCCTTGGATTTTACAAAAAAATGATCGATACAAGATACAATGATGGTGTTATTGAATACCAATTATCTCAATTAGCTGCAGCTAACCCAAATATGAATCTAGGTGATCCATTTACTTTAATGCAAACTGCGTATTCTAAAAGGTATCCACCTGCTATTTATGAATATGCACAAATGACAGAACAAGGTgtcaattccaaatataacGTCGAGGAAAGTACTTATCTCTATAAGACCTTTGTCGAAAAAATGGAACCAATAATGGCACCTCATCTGCGTAACGCATTTAGCGAGTTATTATTAGGAAACGTTGACGTGGCCTTATGGGAATATACAAAGGCTGCTGAACAAGGTTTTGAAAGTGCTCAAGTGTCTGCAGCATTCTTATTGTATCAAAAGACATTGAAGTTTTCTGAGACGCCAATGACAACTCCCGAGAGAAAGGCTATGGAAATCACTTATTATTCTAGAGCATTCAAACAAAATAATGTAGATGCTGGGGTCATTGCAGGAGATGCATACTATGATGTAGGTGCTTATGAGAAGGCTATTGGTATTTATGAAAGTGCGGCCCTAAAGTACTCACCTCAGGCAATTTGGAATCTTGGATACATGTATGAATATGGACTTGGTGTTCAAAAGGATTATCATCTGGCGAAAAGATACTACGATCAAGTTAGTGAAGTGGatcaaaaattatttatcGCTGCCAAATTAAGTTTGTTCAAGTTACGACTAAAAGGAATTCTTGATGGAACCAGATATGGTAAATTAAGCCAATGGGTCCCCTGGAACTATGGTATTCCACAGGGAATCGATCTATCCATATTACATTGGTACAGAAAATTATCCATTTTTGTTCAgaatataattcaatttcGGTCaattaataagaaaatCTGGCCAATAAGTCTGACAAATAATCATACTAGAGCTCCACATAAAATAACGGTACAGAGAATGTCTGCTGGATTCCGTATAGATGGTCCAAATTCTGATTTGTTCGAAGCCTTTGGATTGACCACTGAAGACCTGCTAACCATAGGATTTATACTGATGATGTTACTAATTAGCGTTGTTCTCCGAACAGTAGCTGCGCGTAGAGGGTGGAATATTATGATTAATGGGGTACCTGTTGCAGGAGGAGAACAAGGACAGAACGAGGGCGATGTGCAAGGAGATGGGCAGCAAGGTCCAGCTGCTCCTGAAGGGTTTTTCGGTGGGAATTTTGATGTCCAAATATTCGCCATAtaa
- the NCAS0H00690 gene encoding uncharacterized protein, with amino-acid sequence MIGFSFNFKHVLLMTLLSEAVHAQIDITRDVTYTDLTIADTIVVQAGAGVTYLGGESDITMEPSAYIVNTGVFCAGMISSVDILGGDLYNGGQMFITSNTDAVPRDLVLEKLINSDYMSFALSANSSLAVNGPSQNGGLVEIDASRLTLTASNFVNGGVITLDPITVDISMNITGKGCIYVNASKPSVSVDLSKGFDQTLYFANASPLMLFYGSQASTNIPIIRGLSSSAPTVVNVGPITDDSALSSTDVEYDSTGGILNITNTAGTYLLDIGTGYDASLMFMAFCTSSDFGARVCVYLNSAPTQALPSSCEVAVAPHQDRDAICPPAPPPLPPATTLIAPYDSSNVTRVIEYYTTVDSGSLPITTKTTTYGIPSFTEPMDYNTTMTNSDVLIVEDVIYGATTGTISGMPELTTLSFIDTTTKTYTYTLTHSSTFTIPPPYTTTFTSDNMTVSGVVSYYSTDSDSQPATGTTTLIDTVTSYVTVTMTEYEGGTIDLTSYHYTTGTWESTVTFSSDVETYVIRMSSTSLLSPQPTSQG; translated from the coding sequence ATGATTGgtttttcctttaattttaaGCATGTATTGCTCATGACTCTTCTTTCAGAAGCAGTGCATGCACAAATTGATATTACAAGAGACGTGACATATACCGATTTAACAATTGCAGACACAATAGTTGTCCAAGCAGGGGCTGGTGTCACCTATTTGGGAGGCGAGAGTGATATTACCATGGAGCCTAGTGCATATATAGTCAATACTGGTGTCTTTTGTGCCGGTATGATTAGTTCAGTGGATATTTTGGGAGGTGATCTTTACAACGGTGGACAAATGTTTATTACCAGTAACACAGATGCGGTACCACGTGACCTCGTTTTGGAGAAGCTTATAAACTCTGATTACATGAGTTTTGCCTTATCAGCTAATTCGTCTTTGGCAGTAAATGGTCCCTCACAAAATGGAGGTCTTGTCGAAATTGATGCAAGTAGACTTACCTTGACCGCTTCCAACTTTGTCAACGGTGGGGTTATCACATTAGACCCAATCACTGTCGACATATCAATGAACATAACTGGTAAAGGTTGTATTTATGTTAATGCATCCAAACCATCTGTTTCCGTTGATCTTTCCAAAGGTTTTGATCAAACTTTGTATTTCGCCAATGCAAGCCCACTTATGTTATTTTACGGCTCACAAGCTTCAACAAATATTCCGATTATAAGAGGTTTAAGTTCTTCCGCTCCAACAGTTGTTAATGTTGGTCCAATAACTGACGATTCTGCCCTTTCATCCACTGATGTTGAATATGATTCAACGGGAGGTATACTGAATATTACAAACACAGCAGGAACCTACTTGCTTGATATTGGAACCGGATATGATGCCTCTTTAATGTTTATGGCATTCTGTACTTCTTCAGATTTTGGTGCAAGGGTATGTGTATATTTGAATTCAGCTCCTACACAAGCACTACCTTCTAGTTGTGAAGTAGCGGTTGCACCTCATCAAGACCGGGATGCCATTTGTCCACCTGCTCCACCTCCATTGCCCCCAGCAACTACATTAATTGCACCATACGATTCTAGTAACGTCACCAGAGTTATCGAATATTATACCACTGTAGATTCAGGTAGCTTACCCATTACGACAAAGACAACAACATATGGTATCCCCAGTTTTACGGAACCCATGGATTACAACACGACAATGACAAACTCTGATGTTTTGATTGTAGAAGATGTGATATATGGAGCCACAACAGGAACAATTTCAGGAATGCCCGAGCTAACCACTCTTTCCTTTATTGATACCACTACAAAGACGTATACATACACACTCACACATTCATCCACATTTACTATCCCACCTCCTTACACAACGACATTTACTAGCGATAATATGACTGTTTCAGGAGTGGTTTCTTACTATTCCACGGATTCAGACAGTCAACCAGCTACGGGGACTACCACCTTGATAGATACAGTGACGTCCTACGTGACGGTTACAATGACAGAATACGAGGGTGGGACAATCGACTTAACAAGTTATCATTATACTACAGGTACTTGGGAAAGTACGGTCACATTTTCCAGTGATGTGGAGACGTACGTGATTAGAATGTCCTCTACGTCGTTATTGTCTCCGCAACCTACAAGCCAGGGATAG
- the SEC13 gene encoding GTPase-activating protein SEC13 (ancestral locus Anc_7.338) encodes MVAIANAHNDLIHDAVLDYYGKRLATCSSDKTIKIFEVEGETHKEVATLEGHDGPVWRVDWAHPKFGTILASCSYDGKVLIWKEENGRWSQIACHAVHSASVNSVQWAPHEYGALLLAASSDGKVSVVEFKENGTLTPIIIDAHNIGVNSASWAPATLQENKPTKSPEESRRFVTGGADNLVKIWKYNNESQTYLLEDTLQGHSDWVRDVAWSPSVLLRSYIASVSQDKTCIIWTQENNDSSWKKTELQKERFPDVLWRASWSLSGNILALSGGDNKVTLWKENLEGNWEPAGEVEQ; translated from the coding sequence ATGGTAGCTATAGCGAACGCACACAACGATCTGATTCATGATGCAGTCCTGGACTACTACGGCAAGAGACTGGCCACCTGCTCGTCAGACAAGACAATCAAGATCTTCGAAGTCGAGGGCGAGACTCACAAGGAGGTAGCCACTCTGGAAGGTCATGACGGTCCAGTTTGGAGAGTCGACTGGGCACATCCAAAATTCGGTACCATCTTGGCCTCATGTTCGTACGACGGGAAAGTTCTCATTTGGAAGGAGGAAAACGGTAGATGGTCTCAAATTGCATGTCATGCGGTCCATTCTGCATCCGTCAATTCAGTTCAATGGGCTCCACACGAATACGGGGCCCTATTATTGGCTGCTTCCTCGGATGGGAAAGTCTCCGTGGtggaatttaaagaaaatggtacTTTGACCcccattattattgatgcTCATAACATTGGTGTCAATTCAGCTTCATGGGCTCCTGCCACACtacaagaaaataaaccAACAAAGTCCCCTGAAGAATCACGTAGATTTGTTACTGGGGGTGCTGATAATTTAGttaaaatttggaaatataataatgaaagcCAAACTTATCTACTAGAAGATACTCTACAAGGTCATTCGGATTGGGTGAGGGATGTCGCATGGTCTCCAAGCGTTCTATTACGTTCCTACATTGCTAGTGTTTCTCAAGATAAGACTTGTATCATTTGGACTcaggaaaataatgatagtTCTTGGAAGAAGACTGAATTACAGAAGGAAAGATTCCCAGATGTCTTATGGAGAGCAAGTTGGTCATTATCTGGTAATATCTTGGCTCTTTCAGGTGGTGACAATAAAGTGACACTTTGGAAGGAAAATCTAGAAGGTAATTGGGAACCTGCAGGAGAAGTTGAACAATGA
- the PNP1 gene encoding purine-nucleoside phosphorylase (ancestral locus Anc_7.337): MAATFDIDQQRTLIQQASDYLTTVVAKHKANFSDSFEYPRTLIICGSGLGGISTKLSTINPPPLIIPYSDIPGFKRSTVPGHSGTLVFGKMKGSPVVLMNGRLHTYEGNSVLETVFPIRALHNMTNNQIEQLIVTNAAGGLNPKFKACDLMCINDHINLPGLAGLHPLKGPNFDEEGPRFLPLSDAYDLQLRKLMFKKFKELGMDQRRSLFEGVYTFASGPTFETRAESRMIRNLGGDTVGMSTVPEVIVARHCGWKVLALSLVTNCCVVDPPASALDENPTALEAGIASHKEVLENGKIASADVETLIAAIVEEL; encoded by the coding sequence ATGGCTGCTACTTTTGATATTGATCAACAGAGAACTCTAATCCAACAAGCTTCAGACTATTTAACCACTGTTGTTGCTAAGCACAAAGCCAATTTCTCGGATTCTTTCGAGTATCCCCGGACATTGATCATATGTGGATCCGGACTGGGTGGGATTTCTACTAAATTATCCACCATAAACCCTCCACCATTAATTATTCCGTACTCTGATATTCCTGGATTTAAAAGGAGTACAGTGCCAGGTCACTCTGGTACGCTAGTCTTCGGGAAGATGAAAGGATCTCCTGTGGTGCTTATGAATGGTAGATTACATACATACGAGGGTAATTCCGTGCTGGAGACGGTTTTTCCCATTAGAGCATTACATAATATGACTAATAACCAGATTGAACAGTTGATTGTTACTAATGCTGCAGGTGGGTTAAACCCGAAATTTAAGGCTTGCGATTTAATGTGTATCAATGATCATATTAATTTACCAGGGCTAGCCGGTTTACATCCTTTGAAAGGGCCCAATTTCGATGAAGAAGGTCCAAGGTTCTTACCTCTGAGCGATGCATACGACCTACAACTGAGAAAATTGatgtttaaaaaatttaaggAACTTGGGATGgatcaaagaagaagtcTTTTCGAAGGTGTTTACACATTTGCCTCTGGTCCCACTTTTGAAACCAGAGCTGAGTCTAGAATGATTCGAAACTTGGGTGGTGATACTGTTGGAATGAGTACAGTACCAGAGGTTATTGTTGCTAGACATTGCGGTTGGAAAGTTCTTGCCTTAAGTTTAGTGACAAATTGTTGCGTTGTGGACCCACCTGCAAGTGCGCTAGACGAAAATCCAACAGCTTTAGAAGCTGGAATTGCATCTCATAAGGAAGTTCTTGAAAATGGTAAGATTGCATCCGCTGATGTGGAAACGTTAATTGCTGCcattgttgaagaattataa
- the CLB4 gene encoding B-type cyclin CLB4 (ancestral locus Anc_7.332), translated as MDNHMTQPFQIANDENVGAVNKVKPSQRGRAALTDVTSNINNRRFDDQTTKKNSNYTTLASRYIDKYQTEQELRTSIASKDSQPLPKNNYIRDEEVADIDVDEPELHQDVESDDFEEDTEKEVIPLLPIYDDASNYELKNAYTLYDSTALDLSDDDTYDIMMVSEDSKHIFKYMRKLELQFSPNPNYMELQPHLKWSFRATLLDWLVKVHLRFQLLPETLYLTVNLIDRFLSLKVVTLNKFQLVGATALFIAAKYEEINCPTLNDIIYVLDGLYEKQEILDAERFMINSLEYEIGWPGPMSFLRRISKADDYEYNIRTLAKYLLEITIMDLSLAGAPASWLATGAYYLSKIILGDNSWSPKHVYYSEFTKDQLIPLVSVIIDNCKDPMTTHEAICEKYSSRRYQRSATLVFKWISAAQEKINV; from the coding sequence ATGGATAATCATATGACACAACCGTTTCAAATAGccaatgatgaaaatgttgGAGCGGTAAACAAAGTTAAACCTTCCCAACGAGGTCGAGCTGCATTAACAGATGTTACCAGCAATATCAATAATAGGAGATTTGATGACCAAACTACCAAGAAGAACAGTAATTATACTACTTTAGCATCGAGATACATCGATAAATATCAAACTGAACAAGAACTACGAACATCGATAGCATCAAAGGACTCTCAACCTCTaccaaaaaataattatataCGAGACGAGGAGGTAGCTGATATTGACGTGGACGAGCCAGAGCTCCACCAAGACGTAGAGTCGGATGACTTTGAGGAAGATACTGAAAAGGAAGTGATTCCATTGTTACCTATATATGATGACGCTTCAAATtatgaattaaaaaatgCATACACACTTTATGACTCCACAGCATTGGATCTCTCGGATGACGATACATACGATATTATGATGGTATCTGAGGATTCTAaacatatttttaaatacaTGAGAAAGTTAGAACTACAATTTAGTCCCAACCCAAATTATATGGAATTACAACCCCATTTGAAGTGGTCGTTCAGAGCAACTTTACTTGATTGGCTTGTCAAAGTTCATTTAAGATTTCAATTATTGCCCGAAACGTTGTATTTAACTGTGAATTTAATTGATCGATTCCTATCTTTGAAAGTGGTaactttgaataaatttcaattggTCGGTGCCACAGCTTTGTTCATTGCAGCAaaatatgaagaaataaattgCCCCACTTTAAATGACATTATTTATGTCCTTGATGGTCTATATGAGAAGCAGGAAATTCTAGATGCTGAACGATTCATGattaattcattagaaTATGAGATTGGATGGCCGGGACCGATGTCCTTTTTAAGAAGAATCAGTAAAGCAGATGATTATGAATACAATATTAGAACCCtagcaaaatatttattggaaataacaataatggaCCTTAGTTTAGCAGGTGCCCCCGCCAGTTGGCTTGCCACTGGTGCATACTATCTGAGTAAAATTATATTAGGTGACAATTCTTGGTCACCCAAGCATGTCTATTATTCGGAATTTACAAAGGATCAATTAATACCGTTAGTTAGTGtaataattgataattgTAAAGATCCTATGACAACTCATGAGGCTATCTGTGAGAAGTATTCGAGTCGTCGTTATCAAAGATCGGCTACTTTAGTATTCAAATGGATAAGTGCAGCACAAGAGAAAATTAATGTTTAA
- the ATG38 gene encoding Atg38p (ancestral locus Anc_7.325), with translation MSSLKEVYDLISQAELETRNGNLNVSINKYKNALSKTNCLLKMLKSEDVENDVTDAILMLRKDISKTIFELEDLVSKQRPDSKVGTVKNPTMLSSLAINPSMNVLGFSKTWDSTVNTNTNLERINPYNDPILRSITDKLQTNLLNLVSDNVQVFQKGDKEEFLQTITFAVEQNFDIFRKELGFYEQKKFTEYDSNLENALKENKKLTNQISKLKERWDSLVESARQKKKQVL, from the exons ATGTCCTCATTGAAAGAG GTATATGATCTTATAAGTCAAGCGGAACTGGAGACAAGGAATGGGAACTTGAATGTTTCAATCAACAAGTATAAGAATGCACTATCAAAGACTAATTGTCTCCTTAAGATGTTGAAGAGCGAAGATGTGGAAAATGATGTTACAGATGCCATATTAATGCTTCGAAAGGATATATCAAAGACGatctttgaattggaagatttgGTTTCCAAGCAGAGACCGGATTCTAAAGTGGGCACTGTGAAAAATCCTACAATGTTGAGTTCACTGGCAATTAATCCCTCAATGAATGTTCTTGGATTTTCCAAGACCTGGGATAGTACTGTTAATACTAATACTAATTTAGAAAGGATCAATCCGTATAACGATCCAATTTTGAGATCCATTACAGATAAATTGCAAACAAACTTATTAAATTTGGTTAGTGATAACGTACAAGTTTTCCAAAAGGGGGATAAAGAAGAGTTTTTACAGACTATTACGTTTGCTGTGGAACagaattttgatattttcagaAAGGAATTGGGGTTTTATGAGCAAAAGAAATTTACAGAATACGACTCTAATTTAGAAAACGCACTTAAAGAGAATAAGAAGTTGACTAATCAAATCTCTAAGTTGAAAGAACGTTGGGACAGTTTAGTGGAAAGTGCAAgacagaagaaaaaacaaGTTCTTTAA